One Mycobacterium sp. SMC-4 DNA window includes the following coding sequences:
- a CDS encoding MbtH family protein: MSTNPFDDENGTFYVLVNDEDQHSLWPVFADVPAGWRVVFGEGTRAQCLAYVEQNWTDLRPRSLREAMSSD, from the coding sequence ATGAGCACCAACCCATTCGATGACGAGAATGGCACCTTCTATGTGCTGGTCAACGACGAGGACCAGCACAGCCTGTGGCCGGTTTTCGCCGATGTGCCCGCAGGGTGGCGGGTGGTGTTCGGAGAGGGCACCCGAGCGCAGTGCCTGGCTTACGTCGAGCAGAACTGGACCGATCTGCGTCCCCGCAGCCTGCGCGAGGCCATGTCGTCGGACTGA
- the mbtG gene encoding NADPH-dependent L-lysine N(6)-monooxygenase MbtG, with the protein MSATLTVVGAGAKAVAVAAKAAVLRDMGVDAPEVVVVERAEIAANWDALGGWTDGQHRLGTNPEKDVGFPYRSALVRRRNAELDERMTRFSWQSFLIATGGFAEWVDRGRPAPTHRRWGQYLGWVADQVGMTVVSGEVQRISVDNDRWSLHTHETVLQSDGVMITGPGQAERSILPGHPRVLSIAQFWHRAAEHERIAAERVAVIGGGETAASMLNELFRHRVSTITVISPSVTLFTRGESFFENTLFSDPTGWTGLTLAERRDAMARTDRGVFSARVQDALLADDRIRHLRGRVAHAVPRDGRIRLTLKSDRGGERLETVHGFDLVIDGSGADAGWFLTLLGQDARDLLELGLGGPLTGEALEESIGYDLAVSNVTPKLFLPGLSGLNQGPGFPNLSCLGLLSDRVLGAELGAVQLHSTRRSDEHQPIR; encoded by the coding sequence ATGAGCGCCACTCTGACGGTGGTGGGCGCCGGCGCCAAGGCGGTCGCGGTCGCGGCCAAGGCGGCCGTGCTTCGCGACATGGGTGTCGACGCACCCGAAGTGGTCGTGGTGGAACGTGCTGAGATCGCAGCCAACTGGGATGCGTTGGGCGGTTGGACCGATGGGCAGCACCGGCTTGGCACCAACCCGGAAAAGGACGTCGGCTTCCCGTACCGCTCGGCGCTGGTGCGCCGTCGCAACGCAGAACTCGACGAGCGGATGACCCGGTTCAGCTGGCAGTCCTTCCTGATCGCCACCGGAGGGTTCGCCGAGTGGGTGGACCGGGGGCGCCCCGCCCCGACCCATCGCAGGTGGGGCCAGTACCTGGGCTGGGTCGCCGACCAAGTCGGAATGACTGTGGTTTCCGGTGAGGTGCAGCGCATCTCGGTCGACAACGACCGCTGGTCGCTGCACACCCACGAGACGGTGCTGCAGTCCGACGGGGTGATGATCACCGGGCCGGGTCAGGCTGAGCGCTCTATCCTGCCGGGCCACCCGCGGGTGCTGTCTATCGCCCAGTTCTGGCACCGTGCCGCCGAACACGAGCGCATCGCTGCCGAACGGGTCGCGGTGATCGGCGGCGGCGAGACGGCCGCGTCGATGCTCAACGAACTGTTCCGGCATCGGGTGTCGACGATCACCGTGATCTCCCCGTCGGTGACGTTGTTCACCCGCGGCGAGAGCTTCTTCGAGAACACCTTGTTCTCCGATCCCACCGGCTGGACCGGCCTGACGCTGGCCGAACGCCGCGATGCGATGGCCCGCACCGACCGTGGCGTGTTCTCGGCGCGGGTTCAGGATGCGCTGTTGGCCGACGACCGGATCCGGCATCTGCGTGGTCGGGTTGCGCACGCCGTGCCACGTGACGGACGAATCCGGTTGACGCTCAAAAGCGATCGTGGGGGCGAGCGGCTGGAAACAGTGCACGGGTTCGACCTGGTCATCGATGGCTCCGGCGCCGACGCCGGTTGGTTTCTGACGCTGCTCGGCCAGGACGCGCGTGACCTGCTCGAACTGGGACTGGGTGGACCGCTGACCGGGGAGGCGCTGGAGGAGTCCATCGGGTATGACCTGGCCGTATCCAACGTCACCCCGAAGTTGTTCCTGCCCGGCCTGTCCGGGCTGAATCAGGGTCCCGGATTTCCGAACCTGTCCTGCCTGGGATTGCTGTCCGATCGCGTGCTGGGCGCCGAACTCGGAGCCGTGCAGCTGCATTCAACGAGGAGAAGTGATGAGCACCAACCCATTCGATGA
- a CDS encoding amino acid adenylation domain-containing protein, protein MALSPLQQGLYSLTAMTDGDDPYVIGMSADITGALDSSLLYDCAAAMLVRHPNLRAGFFQGSLTRPVQVIPERVQVRWRHQQCDPAEVDALEAEERRRRFDLEHGPAIRFLLLETPQRRWRLVITAHHIVIDGWSLSLLVSELLALYRSGGDTSALPASPRPYRDYIGWLAARDQDHGRALWRRHLAGIDGPTLLAPALGAATLTDGLPTTTELRADVASTTALIDAARTRGVTVNSLVQMAWAVTLSALTDHADIVFGVTVSGRPSELAGVESMIGLFVNTVPLRVRLDPRVSAGAQCLALQHEAAALRDHGYLGHSELRSLGGVGELFDTLLVYENFPPGAVAGAGPLEANGATFTPIALQSLAHFPVTIAAHLTEGRLTVLVEAKDGALGTITPQSLGQHLLATVSQLIEGWDRPLREVSVLPGDHQPCGAAVAVPEPPGVHLRFTETASGRMGSVALSWDGGELTYRQLDEAADRLAATLVARGVGRETPVAIRLRRGADYVVAMFAVLKAGGMIVPLDPSMPAERIDVILRRCGATIVIDDEFLAAAAGISAESPAAYRPARPLPGQGAYVVFTSGTTGEPKGVIGTHQALLAYAEDHIAAILRPAADRVRRPLRIAHAWSFTFDAAWQPLAALLDGHAVHIVDDATQRDAEALVETIGRFGIDMIDTTPSMFGALRDVGLSVTVPLEVLALGGEAIDPGRWQQIRQECARTGMSAYNCYGPTETTVEAVVAEIAAHQRPTIGMPTASSRAYVLDSWLRPVPPGVTGELYLAGGQLTRGYLGRPGETAARFVPDPFVPGARMYRTGDVVRRTVDGALSYLGRSDLQVKIRGFRVEPGEVAAVLAGHPAVVQAHVVVRPQRSGSRLTAYVLGRASIGELRAWLTGRLPRYLMPNRIVTVDEFPLTSHGKIDEPALAAFDPPADSAATTPDTPTEGELAAVLAEVLGVDEIDVTADFLELGLDSIVALAVVQAARRQGVAMRARLMMECATVRELAAAIDHDAALPRGDGALDSGPIALLPNAHWLYEYGDPRRLASTEALRLPEGITAEQLETMLRGVLDAHPVLCTRLDRDSMTLVEHPCDAPLTAAQVDGDLAVAVARHTDAALGRLDPQQGVMFDAVWLQVPDGVDVLLLTAHVLAMDPVSWQIVIGDLDAGWHALADGRSPAISAEHTSFRRWSTLLHERARRLDGAHYWLAQLDGADPALGTRRVRPQTDRAGDLALSVAVLDAPTTAQLLAGPHSVLDALVAALGQTITRWRERRDQATAAPLVALETHGRTPIAEADTADASDTVGLLSAIYPLRLDGDDPRTVSGQLAGVPGGGVDYGLLRYLRPDTAEMLSSRAQPQVLLNYLGRTDFAATGGAVVLDRGLLTGLTTVPEPNLAVHHELTIVAAVVAHGDQPALATQWRSLPDILSATDVEELQSIWLECLRKVLR, encoded by the coding sequence ATGGCGCTGAGCCCATTGCAGCAGGGCCTGTACTCGCTGACGGCGATGACCGACGGTGACGACCCGTACGTGATCGGCATGAGCGCCGACATCACCGGCGCGCTGGACTCCTCGCTGCTCTACGACTGCGCCGCGGCGATGCTGGTGCGGCATCCGAATCTGCGGGCCGGATTCTTCCAGGGCAGCCTGACCCGCCCGGTGCAGGTGATCCCGGAGCGGGTGCAGGTGCGCTGGCGGCATCAACAGTGTGATCCGGCCGAGGTCGACGCCCTGGAAGCCGAGGAGCGTCGACGCCGGTTCGACCTGGAGCATGGTCCGGCGATTCGATTCCTGCTGCTCGAAACACCGCAGCGGCGTTGGCGTTTGGTCATCACGGCGCACCACATCGTGATCGACGGCTGGTCGCTGTCGCTCCTGGTGTCTGAACTGCTTGCGCTCTACCGGTCCGGCGGCGACACCTCGGCGCTGCCGGCGTCGCCGCGACCTTACCGGGACTACATCGGCTGGCTGGCCGCCCGCGACCAGGATCACGGTCGGGCCTTGTGGCGCCGGCACCTGGCCGGGATCGACGGCCCGACGCTGCTGGCGCCGGCGCTGGGGGCGGCGACGCTGACCGACGGCTTGCCGACGACCACCGAACTGCGGGCGGATGTCGCGAGCACCACGGCGCTGATCGACGCTGCCCGGACCCGCGGTGTCACCGTCAACTCGCTGGTGCAGATGGCGTGGGCGGTCACCCTGTCGGCGCTGACCGACCACGCGGACATCGTCTTCGGTGTCACGGTCTCCGGCCGGCCCAGCGAGCTGGCCGGTGTCGAATCGATGATCGGGCTGTTCGTCAACACCGTTCCGTTGCGGGTCCGGTTGGATCCTCGGGTGAGTGCCGGCGCACAATGCCTGGCGCTGCAGCACGAGGCTGCCGCACTGCGCGACCACGGCTATCTCGGACACTCCGAGCTCAGGTCGCTGGGCGGTGTCGGTGAACTGTTCGACACGCTGTTGGTGTACGAGAACTTCCCGCCGGGCGCGGTGGCCGGGGCCGGGCCGCTGGAGGCCAACGGCGCCACGTTCACGCCGATCGCGCTGCAGAGCCTGGCCCATTTCCCGGTCACGATCGCAGCGCATCTCACCGAAGGCCGGCTGACGGTGCTGGTCGAGGCCAAGGACGGGGCGCTGGGGACGATCACGCCACAGTCGTTGGGGCAGCACCTGCTGGCCACGGTGTCGCAACTGATCGAGGGTTGGGACCGCCCGCTGCGCGAGGTCAGTGTCCTGCCCGGCGATCACCAACCCTGCGGTGCCGCGGTTGCCGTGCCGGAGCCCCCCGGTGTGCACCTGCGGTTCACCGAAACCGCTTCGGGCCGAATGGGTTCGGTGGCGTTGAGCTGGGACGGCGGCGAGCTGACCTACCGGCAGCTCGATGAGGCCGCCGACCGGCTGGCCGCGACACTGGTCGCCCGCGGTGTGGGCCGGGAGACTCCGGTGGCGATCCGGCTGCGCCGCGGCGCCGACTACGTGGTGGCCATGTTCGCCGTCCTCAAGGCCGGCGGCATGATCGTGCCGCTGGATCCGTCGATGCCGGCCGAGCGCATCGACGTCATCCTGCGCCGCTGCGGGGCGACCATCGTCATCGACGACGAGTTTCTGGCCGCAGCCGCGGGTATTTCGGCTGAATCGCCGGCGGCTTACCGGCCCGCCCGGCCGTTGCCCGGCCAAGGCGCCTACGTGGTGTTCACCTCGGGTACGACCGGAGAACCCAAGGGCGTCATCGGAACCCATCAGGCGCTGTTGGCCTATGCCGAGGACCACATCGCCGCGATTCTGCGACCTGCCGCCGACAGGGTGCGTCGGCCCTTGCGCATCGCGCACGCGTGGTCGTTCACCTTCGATGCCGCCTGGCAGCCGTTGGCGGCGCTGCTGGACGGTCATGCGGTCCATATCGTCGACGACGCCACCCAGCGCGACGCCGAGGCCTTGGTCGAGACCATCGGCCGATTTGGCATCGACATGATCGACACCACGCCGTCGATGTTCGGTGCGCTGCGCGATGTCGGACTGTCGGTGACGGTGCCGCTGGAGGTGCTGGCGCTCGGCGGCGAGGCCATCGACCCGGGCCGGTGGCAGCAGATCCGTCAGGAGTGCGCCCGCACCGGCATGTCGGCCTATAACTGTTACGGGCCGACCGAGACGACAGTCGAGGCCGTGGTGGCCGAGATCGCTGCCCACCAGCGGCCCACGATCGGTATGCCGACCGCCTCGAGCCGCGCCTACGTGCTGGATTCCTGGCTGCGGCCGGTGCCACCCGGTGTGACCGGGGAGCTGTATCTGGCAGGTGGTCAGCTGACCCGCGGATACCTCGGCAGGCCGGGGGAGACGGCGGCCCGCTTCGTGCCCGATCCGTTCGTGCCGGGTGCGCGGATGTACCGGACCGGCGACGTGGTGCGCCGAACGGTGGACGGCGCCCTGTCCTACCTCGGCCGGTCGGATTTGCAGGTCAAGATCCGCGGTTTCCGGGTGGAGCCGGGTGAGGTCGCCGCGGTCCTGGCCGGCCATCCGGCGGTGGTGCAGGCCCATGTCGTCGTCCGTCCCCAGCGCAGCGGCTCTCGTCTGACGGCTTACGTGCTGGGCCGGGCGTCGATCGGTGAGTTGCGGGCCTGGCTGACCGGGCGGCTGCCCAGGTACTTGATGCCCAACCGGATCGTCACGGTCGATGAGTTCCCGCTGACTTCCCACGGCAAGATCGACGAGCCCGCACTGGCCGCCTTCGACCCGCCCGCCGACAGTGCCGCCACGACCCCCGACACACCCACCGAAGGCGAGTTGGCCGCGGTGCTCGCCGAGGTGCTCGGCGTCGACGAGATCGACGTGACGGCCGACTTTCTCGAACTCGGATTGGACAGCATCGTGGCGCTGGCGGTGGTGCAGGCCGCCCGCCGCCAGGGGGTGGCGATGCGGGCGAGGCTGATGATGGAATGTGCCACCGTTCGGGAGCTCGCCGCGGCGATCGATCACGATGCCGCGCTGCCCCGCGGCGACGGCGCGCTCGACAGCGGACCGATTGCGTTGCTGCCCAACGCCCATTGGCTCTACGAATATGGTGACCCGCGCAGATTGGCATCGACCGAGGCGCTGCGGTTGCCCGAGGGCATCACCGCCGAACAGCTCGAGACCATGCTGCGCGGGGTCCTCGATGCCCATCCGGTGTTGTGCACCCGACTGGATCGCGACTCGATGACCCTGGTCGAGCATCCCTGCGACGCGCCGCTGACCGCCGCGCAGGTGGACGGTGATCTCGCGGTGGCGGTCGCCCGGCACACCGACGCCGCGCTGGGACGGCTCGATCCGCAACAGGGCGTGATGTTCGACGCCGTCTGGCTGCAGGTCCCCGACGGCGTTGACGTGCTGCTGCTGACCGCGCATGTGCTGGCGATGGATCCGGTGTCATGGCAGATCGTCATCGGTGACCTCGACGCCGGATGGCACGCGCTGGCCGATGGCCGGAGTCCGGCGATTTCGGCCGAGCACACCAGTTTCCGGCGGTGGTCGACGCTGTTGCACGAGCGGGCCCGACGGCTCGACGGTGCGCACTATTGGCTGGCTCAGCTCGACGGCGCCGACCCCGCGCTGGGCACCCGCCGGGTCCGACCGCAGACCGATCGCGCCGGTGATCTGGCGCTCAGTGTCGCCGTCCTGGATGCCCCGACCACGGCACAACTGCTGGCCGGGCCGCACTCGGTGCTCGATGCGCTGGTCGCTGCGTTGGGGCAGACGATCACCCGGTGGCGGGAACGCCGGGACCAGGCCACTGCCGCACCGCTGGTGGCGTTGGAGACACACGGGCGTACCCCCATCGCCGAGGCCGACACTGCGGACGCCTCCGATACCGTCGGTTTACTCTCGGCGATCTACCCGTTGCGGCTCGACGGTGACGATCCGCGAACCGTATCGGGCCAACTGGCCGGCGTGCCTGGCGGCGGTGTCGATTACGGGCTGCTGCGCTACCTGCGTCCCGACACCGCCGAAATGTTGAGCAGCCGAGCCCAACCGCAGGTTCTGCTGAACTATCTGGGCCGCACGGATTTTGCGGCGACCGGCGGCGCCGTGGTGCTCGATCGTGGCTTACTGACCGGCTTGACCACGGTTCCCGAGCCGAACCTGGCAGTCCATCACGAGCTGACCATCGTCGCAGCGGTCGTGGCGCACGGCGATCAACCCGCGCTGGCGACACAGTGGCGGTCGCTGCCCGACATCCTCAGTGCCACCGATGTCGAGGAACTGCAATCGATCTGGCTTGAGTGCCTGCGGAAGGTACTGCGATGA
- a CDS encoding non-ribosomal peptide synthetase: MTDTDLDARRLELLRRRLAGQGLRDRETDERVRPAGVLSDGQQRMWFVHSIDPSGALLNVCLSYRITGELDLSRLHDAVVAVAQRHPVLRTTFHADADGDPRLTVHDDLQPGWAVQDVSELSEHARRLRLEVLAQREFGKPFDLAAESPMRITMARTAPDEYVMLLVVHHIAWDDGCWRVFFADLTRAYAGAELGPTPGPIPEPATADEDLRFWRDAMTGLPEPLELPGPHGSAVPTTWRSQRTTVALPAETIERVRATARAAGATPYMVMLAAFGALLHRYTQADDILVASPVLLRPAGGEDVIGYHGNTAVMRLRPRAMQTFAELLAQTRDFALEAFAHQQVNLDRVVRELDLDRRHGAERMTRVSFGFREPDGGGFCPPGVTCRRAELRGQFTQLPLELMVELNGSGAVLEAEYLVEVLEDGLARQLLEHYAVVLDAAMAAPDTPLAQLTLMGGRDAEWLRRVSHGEAFDVPAGTIGAQIESRVAVIPDAVAVVYEGHRYSYREINEAANRVAHWLIEQGIGAEDRVAVLLERSPELLITALGIIKAGAVYLPIDPGYPQDRLSFVLSDSDPAIVIREPVGALDGYRSDNPTDDVRVRPLRPDNAAYLIYTSGSTGQPKGVPVPHSPVAEYFAWFKDEYDIGESDRLLQVASPSFDVSIGEIFGTLACGGRLVIPRPDGLTDVGYLTDLLQREGITAMHFVPSLLGLFLSLPGVNHWRTLERVPIGGEALPGELADKFHATFDALLHNFYGPTETIINTTRYKVEGTQGSRIVPIGKPKINTSVHLLDDALQPVPAGAIGEIYIGGDHVARGYHRRPALTAERFVADPFTPGGRLYRSGDLARRNADGDLEFVGRADEQVKIRGFRIELGEVAAAISVDPSVGQAVVLGQDLPGLGKSLVGYLTAAAGEDVDLPRVRERVAAALPDYMTPVAYVVLDEIPITAHGKIDRAALPLPEISTTTEYREPQTEAEKQLAQLFSELLGTERVGADDSFFELGGHSLLATKLVTAVRSRCGVEIEIREIFELGTVARLAERVEALAAGESAPSRPRLIAVPHDGPAAMSASQLRQWFQYRIEGPGPVNNVPFAARFSGPCDVDALVAAVRDVVNRHESLRTTFCEIDGVPYQLINAADPEFPVRCARGADDVWLSSELDAERLHAFDLENQWPIRAAVLSIPGEHALSIVIHHIAADHWSAAVLFTELLTAYRSRCAGAAPTWAPLPVQYADYAAWQAALLADESGLIAAQRDYWTQQLDGLTAETGLQPDFARPPVPSGAADAVEFSIDAATREKLVALSRETGATEFMLLQAAVAVTLYKAGEGPDIPLGTPVAGRTESELDQLIGFFINILVLRNDLRANPTLREVARRAREMALAAYAHQDLPFDQVVDAVSPVRSLARNPLFGVVVHVREQLPESRVISSAPDGDTMFTALEPTFDMAHADLSVNFFAGDAGYRGHVIYRTELYSHATAQRFAGWLSRVITALADDPDRTLDDLHIAAPVLPGPDAEAILLDEAGNPVPVGVVADVHYPGQAADRRGDRGRWTDDGRLEYLVRVDHDLEEALAGVDGVAAAAMRSWDIGHRTVVAGYVVPDRPVDDLAAFAEMVRSALPPELAPTSITVLDALPADRRELPAPRVVGPSEPARTETEKALVAMLADVLAEVYDGTDIGRYDDFFELGGDSILAVQLAARAKQAGLRLTGRMVFEHPMVHDLAAAVDVAGATPEADDVRHAPMTTSGLSPEELAMVASSWAEQNESR; the protein is encoded by the coding sequence GTGACTGACACTGACCTGGATGCCCGACGGCTGGAGCTGTTGCGCCGCCGCCTTGCCGGACAAGGCCTGCGCGACCGTGAGACCGACGAACGGGTGCGTCCCGCGGGCGTCCTGTCCGACGGACAACAGCGCATGTGGTTCGTGCACTCGATCGATCCCAGCGGCGCGCTGCTCAACGTGTGTCTGTCCTACCGCATCACCGGTGAGCTGGACCTGAGCCGCCTGCATGATGCCGTGGTCGCCGTGGCGCAGCGTCATCCGGTGCTGCGCACGACGTTTCACGCCGACGCCGACGGTGATCCTCGGCTGACCGTGCACGACGATCTGCAGCCCGGGTGGGCTGTGCAGGATGTGTCCGAGCTCTCCGAGCACGCTCGCCGGCTGCGTCTGGAAGTACTGGCCCAGCGTGAGTTCGGCAAGCCTTTCGACCTCGCTGCCGAGTCTCCGATGCGAATCACCATGGCGCGCACCGCGCCCGACGAGTACGTGATGCTGCTCGTCGTGCACCACATCGCATGGGACGACGGGTGCTGGCGGGTGTTCTTCGCCGACCTGACCCGTGCCTACGCCGGCGCCGAGCTCGGTCCGACCCCTGGCCCGATACCCGAACCGGCGACCGCGGACGAGGATCTCCGGTTCTGGCGGGACGCGATGACCGGCCTGCCCGAACCCCTCGAACTTCCCGGCCCCCATGGCAGTGCGGTGCCGACAACCTGGCGCTCGCAGCGCACCACGGTGGCATTGCCGGCCGAGACCATCGAGCGGGTGCGCGCGACCGCCCGTGCTGCCGGCGCCACGCCGTACATGGTGATGCTGGCCGCTTTCGGCGCGCTGCTGCACCGCTACACCCAGGCCGACGACATCCTCGTCGCCAGCCCGGTGCTGTTGCGACCAGCCGGAGGCGAGGACGTGATCGGCTACCACGGCAACACCGCGGTGATGCGACTGCGGCCACGGGCCATGCAGACCTTCGCCGAACTCCTGGCGCAGACACGGGACTTCGCGCTCGAGGCGTTCGCCCACCAGCAGGTCAACCTCGATCGGGTGGTGCGTGAACTCGACCTGGACCGCAGGCACGGCGCGGAGCGGATGACCCGGGTCAGCTTCGGTTTCCGGGAACCGGACGGTGGCGGGTTCTGCCCGCCCGGGGTGACCTGCCGTCGAGCCGAACTGCGCGGCCAGTTCACCCAGCTGCCGCTGGAGCTGATGGTGGAACTCAACGGGTCCGGGGCGGTGCTGGAGGCCGAGTACTTGGTCGAGGTGCTGGAGGATGGACTGGCCCGCCAGCTGCTCGAGCACTACGCGGTGGTGTTGGACGCCGCGATGGCAGCACCCGATACGCCGCTTGCGCAGTTGACCCTGATGGGTGGTCGCGACGCGGAATGGCTGCGCCGGGTCAGCCACGGCGAGGCCTTCGACGTGCCCGCCGGCACCATAGGCGCCCAGATCGAGTCCCGCGTCGCGGTGATCCCCGACGCCGTCGCGGTGGTCTATGAAGGCCATCGGTACTCCTACCGGGAGATCAACGAAGCGGCCAATCGCGTCGCGCACTGGTTGATCGAACAGGGCATCGGCGCCGAGGACCGGGTGGCGGTACTGTTGGAGCGCTCACCGGAATTGCTGATCACCGCCTTGGGAATCATCAAGGCCGGCGCGGTGTATCTGCCCATCGACCCCGGTTATCCGCAGGACCGGCTGTCCTTCGTGCTGAGTGACTCTGATCCCGCGATCGTGATCCGGGAACCGGTGGGCGCACTGGACGGCTACCGAAGCGACAATCCGACCGACGATGTCCGGGTGCGTCCGCTGCGGCCGGACAACGCCGCCTACCTGATCTACACCTCGGGTTCCACCGGTCAGCCCAAAGGCGTGCCGGTGCCGCACTCGCCGGTCGCGGAGTACTTCGCCTGGTTCAAAGACGAGTACGACATCGGTGAATCGGACCGCCTGTTGCAGGTCGCCTCACCGAGTTTCGACGTCTCGATCGGCGAGATCTTCGGGACACTGGCCTGCGGTGGGCGCCTGGTCATCCCACGGCCCGATGGCCTGACCGATGTCGGCTATCTGACGGATCTGCTGCAGCGCGAAGGCATCACGGCGATGCACTTCGTGCCGTCGTTGCTGGGTTTGTTCCTGTCGCTGCCCGGGGTCAACCATTGGCGCACCCTGGAGCGGGTGCCGATCGGGGGAGAGGCACTTCCCGGCGAGCTCGCCGACAAATTCCACGCCACCTTCGACGCCCTGCTGCACAATTTCTACGGTCCGACCGAGACGATCATCAACACCACGCGCTACAAGGTCGAGGGCACCCAGGGATCGCGCATCGTGCCGATCGGCAAGCCGAAGATCAACACCTCGGTGCATCTGCTCGACGATGCGCTGCAACCCGTCCCGGCCGGCGCGATCGGTGAGATCTACATCGGCGGTGACCACGTCGCGCGCGGTTACCACCGCAGACCGGCGTTGACGGCCGAACGCTTCGTCGCCGACCCGTTCACCCCTGGCGGTCGGCTCTACCGTTCCGGCGACCTGGCTCGCCGCAACGCCGACGGTGATCTGGAGTTCGTCGGCCGCGCCGACGAACAGGTCAAGATCCGCGGGTTCCGCATCGAACTCGGCGAGGTCGCTGCCGCCATCAGCGTCGACCCGTCGGTCGGCCAGGCGGTGGTGCTGGGCCAGGATCTGCCGGGGCTGGGCAAGAGCCTGGTCGGTTACCTCACCGCGGCGGCGGGCGAGGACGTCGATCTACCCCGGGTGCGCGAGCGGGTGGCTGCCGCCCTGCCGGACTACATGACCCCGGTGGCCTACGTCGTTCTCGACGAGATACCGATCACCGCGCACGGCAAGATCGACCGTGCGGCGCTTCCGCTGCCGGAGATCAGCACCACCACCGAGTACCGCGAACCTCAAACCGAGGCCGAAAAGCAACTGGCACAACTGTTCTCCGAGCTGCTGGGAACCGAACGGGTCGGCGCTGACGACTCGTTCTTCGAGCTGGGCGGGCACTCTCTGCTGGCCACCAAGCTGGTCACCGCGGTGCGCTCGCGTTGTGGCGTCGAGATCGAGATTCGCGAGATCTTCGAGCTGGGCACGGTCGCCCGCCTCGCCGAACGTGTCGAGGCGCTGGCTGCCGGTGAGTCGGCGCCGTCGCGGCCCCGGCTGATCGCGGTGCCGCACGATGGACCGGCAGCGATGTCGGCCTCGCAGTTGCGGCAGTGGTTCCAGTACCGCATCGAAGGGCCCGGACCGGTCAACAACGTGCCGTTCGCCGCCCGGTTCAGCGGACCGTGCGATGTCGACGCGCTGGTCGCGGCGGTGCGCGATGTGGTCAACCGACACGAGAGCCTGCGCACCACCTTCTGCGAAATCGACGGTGTGCCCTACCAGTTGATCAATGCCGCCGATCCCGAGTTTCCGGTGCGGTGCGCCCGCGGCGCCGACGACGTCTGGCTGAGTTCGGAACTGGACGCCGAACGTCTGCACGCCTTCGACCTGGAGAACCAGTGGCCGATCCGGGCGGCGGTGCTGTCAATTCCCGGGGAGCACGCGCTGTCGATCGTCATCCACCACATCGCCGCCGATCATTGGTCGGCGGCGGTGCTGTTCACCGAGTTGCTCACCGCCTACCGGTCTCGCTGTGCCGGGGCGGCCCCGACCTGGGCGCCGTTGCCGGTGCAGTACGCCGACTACGCGGCCTGGCAGGCGGCGCTGCTGGCCGACGAATCCGGACTCATCGCCGCACAGCGCGACTACTGGACACAGCAGCTCGACGGTCTGACCGCCGAGACCGGACTGCAGCCCGACTTCGCTCGGCCGCCGGTGCCCAGCGGTGCGGCCGACGCTGTCGAGTTCAGCATCGACGCGGCAACCCGGGAGAAACTCGTGGCATTGAGCCGCGAGACCGGGGCCACCGAGTTCATGTTGCTGCAGGCTGCGGTGGCGGTGACGTTGTACAAGGCAGGCGAGGGCCCCGACATCCCGCTGGGTACCCCGGTCGCCGGGCGCACCGAATCCGAACTCGACCAGCTGATCGGGTTCTTCATCAATATCCTGGTACTGCGCAACGACTTACGTGCCAACCCCACCTTGCGCGAGGTGGCCCGCCGGGCCCGCGAGATGGCGCTGGCCGCCTACGCCCACCAGGATCTGCCGTTCGACCAGGTGGTCGACGCGGTCAGCCCGGTGCGCTCGCTGGCGCGCAACCCCCTGTTCGGCGTCGTGGTCCACGTGCGCGAACAGCTCCCCGAGTCCAGGGTGATCAGCAGCGCACCCGACGGTGACACCATGTTCACCGCGTTGGAACCGACATTCGACATGGCCCACGCCGACCTGTCGGTGAACTTCTTCGCCGGTGACGCGGGCTACCGGGGCCACGTCATCTACCGCACCGAGCTCTACAGCCACGCCACCGCACAACGATTCGCCGGCTGGCTGAGCCGGGTGATCACGGCGCTGGCCGACGATCCCGATCGGACGCTGGACGACCTGCACATCGCCGCACCGGTGCTCCCGGGACCCGACGCCGAGGCGATCCTGCTCGACGAGGCGGGAAATCCGGTGCCGGTGGGCGTGGTGGCCGATGTGCATTACCCCGGTCAGGCAGCCGATCGCCGTGGGGACCGTGGCCGGTGGACCGACGACGGGCGGCTGGAGTACCTGGTGCGGGTCGACCACGACCTGGAGGAAGCGCTGGCCGGGGTGGACGGTGTCGCCGCGGCCGCGATGCGCAGCTGGGACATCGGCCACCGCACCGTGGTGGCCGGGTATGTCGTCCCCGACCGTCCCGTCGACGACCTGGCGGCCTTTGCCGAGATGGTGCGTTCGGCGCTGCCGCCCGAGCTGGCGCCGACGTCGATCACCGTGCTGGACGCGCTGCCCGCCGACAGGCGCGAGTTGCCCGCGCCCCGCGTGGTCGGGCCGAGTGAACCCGCCCGCACCGAGACCGAGAAGGCACTGGTGGCGATGCTGGCCGACGTGCTGGCCGAGGTGTACGACGGGACCGACATCGGGCGTTACGACGACTTCTTCGAGCTCGGCGGCGACAGCATCCTCGCCGTGCAGTTGGCGGCCCGGGCCAAGCAGGCGGGCCTGCGGTTGACCGGACGAATGGTGTTCGAGCATCCCATGGTTCACGATCTGGCCGCCGCCGTCGATGTTGCCGGCGCCACACCGGAAGCCGACGACGTCCGGCACGCACCGATGACCACCTCCGGCTTGTCGCCCGAGGAGCTGGCGATGGTCGCGTCGTCGTGGGCCGAACAGAACGAATCCCGGTGA